One Pectobacterium colocasium DNA segment encodes these proteins:
- the flgA gene encoding flagellar basal body P-ring formation chaperone FlgA, with translation MKTIYYSLCLAASCFFTLCAPVNANDLPAQINQFFASRFQGSPNTVNVVIKSPESQWPQCEAPQITLPGNTKMWGNVSLSVRCGQQRRFIQTEVQVTGSYVTSSRPINRGTTLTEKDIRLTKGRLDLLPLRPILTLQGAQGAVLLRDLTPGQVITASMIRRAWVVKAGQSVQIIAQGEGFTINGEGKAMNNAATGQAVRVRTANGQIISGIANDDGIILISQ, from the coding sequence ATGAAAACAATATATTATTCTCTCTGTCTGGCGGCGTCCTGTTTTTTCACCCTGTGTGCTCCTGTCAATGCAAACGACCTTCCGGCACAAATTAACCAATTCTTTGCCTCACGCTTTCAGGGAAGCCCAAACACCGTTAACGTTGTGATAAAATCGCCAGAGTCACAGTGGCCACAGTGCGAAGCGCCCCAAATTACGTTACCCGGGAATACGAAAATGTGGGGTAATGTGAGCCTGTCCGTACGTTGTGGGCAACAACGCCGCTTCATTCAAACCGAAGTGCAGGTCACGGGGAGTTATGTCACCAGTTCCCGGCCGATAAACCGCGGGACAACACTGACGGAAAAAGACATTCGTTTGACAAAAGGCAGACTCGATTTATTACCGTTGCGCCCTATACTGACGTTACAGGGCGCACAGGGTGCAGTCCTTCTACGCGATCTCACTCCGGGTCAGGTTATTACAGCTTCTATGATCAGACGCGCCTGGGTCGTTAAAGCAGGTCAGTCAGTGCAGATTATCGCTCAGGGAGAAGGTTTCACGATTAATGGCGAAGGAAAAGCCATGAACAACGCGGCAACTGGGCAGGCAGTCAGAGTCAGAACGGCAAATGGACAAATAATCAGCGGAATTGCGAACGACGATGGGATTATTCTGATCTCACAGTAA
- the cheW gene encoding chemotaxis protein CheW, with protein sequence MTGLASVTKLTGETVGQEFLIFTLGDEEYGVDILKVQEIRGYDQVTRIANTPSFIKGVTNLRGVIVPIVDLRIKFAKQDVEYDDNTVVIVLNLGQRVVGIVVDGVSDVLSLTADQIRPAPEFAVTLSTEYLTGLGSLGERMLILVDIEKLLSSEEMALVDSVLKA encoded by the coding sequence ATGACTGGACTTGCAAGCGTCACGAAATTAACTGGCGAAACAGTAGGACAGGAATTCCTGATTTTTACGCTGGGTGACGAAGAGTACGGCGTTGATATTTTAAAAGTACAAGAAATTCGCGGTTATGACCAGGTAACGCGCATTGCCAACACACCTTCCTTCATCAAAGGTGTTACCAATCTGCGCGGCGTTATTGTACCGATCGTTGACTTGCGTATTAAATTCGCCAAGCAGGACGTTGAATATGATGACAACACGGTTGTTATCGTTCTGAATCTTGGTCAGCGTGTTGTGGGTATTGTCGTTGATGGCGTGTCGGATGTGTTGTCATTGACCGCAGATCAAATTCGCCCTGCACCAGAGTTTGCAGTAACCCTATCAACAGAGTACCTGACTGGTTTGGGTTCTCTGGGCGAGAGAATGTTGATTTTGGTTGATATCGAAAAACTGTTGAGCAGCGAAGAAATGGCGCTGGTTGATAGCGTATTGAAAGCCTAA
- a CDS encoding methyl-accepting chemotaxis protein — protein sequence MFNRIKVVTGLMLVLVLFGALQLISGGLFFSALKNDKDIFSSTQVINQKRSELDSAWSYLLQTRNTLNRAGTRFALDASGTGAGVGGKELLASAQKQLSVANDFFSRYENVPQDARQNESIAREVKENYVALNGALTELIQFLNAGEFKKFIEQPTQRFQDNFEKAYYAYKAESDKLYQAGIAKNDEAYDSALWILGFIIVLVFALALISWIGIQQLLIRPLNNIVEHIRHIAKGDLTKTTHFHSSNEMGILADSIRHMQSEFVATVSAVRQGADAIYTGATEISAGNNDLSSRTEQQAASLEETAASMEQLTATVKQNAENARQASQLALSASETAQKGGKVVDNVVKTMHNIAGSSQKIADITSVIDGIAFQTNILALNAAVEAARAGEQGRGFAVVAGEVRSLAQRSAQAAKEIKSLIEDSVSRVDEGSVLVESAGETMGEIVSAVTRVTDIMGEIASASDEQSKGIDQVGQAVTEMDRVTQQNASLVEESAAAAVALEEQVKVLNQAVAVFRLSEEAGSFRRTTPVTTGQKPVLLAPSANGGKKAKEGSSNDNWETF from the coding sequence ATGTTTAACCGTATAAAAGTTGTCACAGGTTTGATGCTTGTACTGGTGTTGTTTGGAGCTCTGCAACTTATTTCTGGTGGTTTATTCTTCAGTGCATTAAAAAATGATAAGGATATCTTCAGCTCAACGCAGGTGATTAACCAGAAGCGTTCAGAGCTAGATTCTGCATGGTCATATTTATTACAGACCCGCAATACACTTAACCGCGCGGGTACGCGTTTTGCGCTCGATGCAAGCGGTACGGGAGCCGGTGTGGGCGGGAAAGAGCTTTTGGCTTCGGCCCAAAAGCAACTGTCCGTCGCTAACGATTTTTTCTCCCGCTATGAAAACGTGCCACAAGACGCTCGTCAGAATGAAAGTATCGCTCGGGAAGTAAAAGAGAATTATGTGGCTCTTAATGGGGCGTTAACCGAATTAATTCAGTTTTTGAATGCAGGGGAATTTAAAAAATTTATTGAGCAACCAACACAGCGTTTTCAGGATAATTTTGAAAAAGCGTATTATGCCTATAAAGCTGAAAGCGATAAGCTTTATCAGGCTGGCATAGCGAAAAACGATGAAGCTTACGACTCTGCGCTCTGGATCCTTGGTTTCATTATCGTGCTGGTTTTTGCGTTAGCTCTGATTTCCTGGATTGGTATTCAACAACTATTAATCAGGCCGCTAAATAATATTGTTGAACACATTCGTCACATTGCGAAAGGTGATTTGACAAAAACAACTCACTTTCACAGCAGCAATGAAATGGGGATTCTGGCTGACAGTATTCGCCATATGCAAAGTGAGTTTGTTGCAACGGTTAGCGCGGTTCGGCAGGGGGCCGATGCGATTTATACCGGCGCAACAGAAATTAGCGCTGGAAATAACGATCTTTCTTCGCGTACAGAGCAGCAGGCAGCCTCGCTGGAAGAAACCGCAGCCAGTATGGAACAGTTGACCGCAACCGTTAAACAGAATGCGGAAAATGCTCGTCAGGCCAGTCAGTTGGCGCTGAGTGCATCAGAAACGGCGCAGAAGGGCGGCAAGGTCGTCGATAATGTTGTCAAAACTATGCACAATATCGCTGGAAGTTCGCAAAAAATTGCCGATATTACTAGTGTGATTGATGGTATTGCTTTCCAAACCAACATTCTTGCACTGAACGCGGCAGTTGAGGCGGCCAGAGCAGGGGAACAAGGCCGTGGGTTTGCGGTTGTTGCGGGCGAAGTGCGTAGTTTGGCACAGCGTAGTGCTCAGGCTGCGAAAGAAATTAAAAGTCTGATTGAAGATTCTGTCAGCCGAGTCGATGAAGGTTCTGTACTGGTTGAGAGTGCCGGCGAGACGATGGGAGAAATCGTCAGTGCGGTCACTCGTGTAACAGATATCATGGGCGAAATTGCCTCAGCTTCAGATGAGCAAAGTAAAGGTATCGATCAGGTTGGTCAGGCTGTGACTGAAATGGATCGCGTAACGCAACAAAACGCCTCCTTGGTTGAAGAGTCTGCGGCCGCAGCGGTTGCTTTGGAAGAACAGGTTAAAGTGCTGAATCAGGCTGTTGCTGTATTCCGTCTGTCTGAAGAGGCGGGGTCTTTTAGAAGAACGACACCAGTAACGACGGGCCAAAAGCCTGTATTACTGGCGCCATCAGCAAATGGCGGTAAGAAAGCGAAAGAAGGTTCATCCAATGATAATTGGGAAACATTCTGA
- the flhB gene encoding flagellar biosynthesis protein FlhB, which yields MADDSDLEKTEAPTPQKEEKAREEGQIPRSRELTSVLMMVAGLAILWIGGDAMAGRLARIVSQSLNFDYATIGDDTQMLRHVGSLLRQAVSALMPIMLGAVLVALSAPLLLGGVLFSTKSLKVDFKKLDPISGLKRLFSAQSLAELFKAILKSVMVGVISTLFLIHNWPKILHLISESPIAALGDALELAVMCGFLIIMGLIPMVAFDVFWQVWSHIKKLRMSKQEIRDEHKQSEGDPHVKGRIRQQQRAIAQRRMMADVPKADVIVTNPTHYAVALRYDEKKMNAPKVLAKGAGEIALRIRELGAEHRVPILEAPPLARALFRHSEVGQHIPAALYAAVAEVLAWVYQLKRWKREGGLIPRKPKHLPVPDALDFAKENTTDG from the coding sequence GTGGCAGATGATAGCGATCTAGAAAAAACAGAAGCCCCCACTCCCCAAAAGGAGGAAAAGGCGCGTGAAGAAGGCCAGATCCCACGATCTCGAGAGCTGACTTCTGTTCTGATGATGGTCGCGGGCTTGGCTATTTTATGGATAGGTGGTGATGCGATGGCTGGTCGGTTGGCCAGAATTGTCTCACAGTCGTTAAATTTTGATTACGCAACGATTGGCGATGATACCCAAATGCTACGGCATGTTGGTTCATTATTACGTCAGGCAGTATCGGCGTTAATGCCTATTATGCTTGGGGCTGTGTTGGTTGCACTCTCTGCGCCTTTGCTGCTCGGTGGGGTGCTATTTAGTACCAAATCATTAAAAGTTGACTTCAAAAAATTAGATCCTATTTCTGGGCTGAAGCGATTGTTTTCTGCTCAATCACTGGCTGAGCTCTTTAAAGCAATATTAAAATCAGTCATGGTTGGGGTCATTAGTACTTTGTTCTTGATTCATAACTGGCCAAAAATATTGCATTTAATATCCGAATCGCCGATTGCGGCGTTAGGTGATGCCTTAGAGTTGGCAGTAATGTGTGGCTTTCTCATCATCATGGGTCTGATTCCCATGGTCGCTTTTGATGTGTTTTGGCAGGTTTGGAGCCACATCAAAAAGTTACGGATGAGCAAGCAGGAAATTCGTGATGAACACAAGCAGAGTGAAGGCGATCCTCATGTTAAAGGTCGTATTCGTCAGCAACAGAGGGCGATAGCCCAACGCAGAATGATGGCTGATGTTCCTAAGGCTGATGTGATAGTCACTAACCCGACACATTATGCGGTAGCATTACGTTATGATGAGAAAAAAATGAATGCACCGAAAGTATTGGCTAAAGGTGCAGGTGAGATCGCATTGCGTATTCGTGAGTTGGGGGCCGAGCATCGTGTCCCTATTTTAGAAGCGCCACCGTTGGCGCGTGCGCTATTTCGTCATTCAGAGGTCGGGCAGCACATTCCGGCTGCGTTATATGCTGCTGTCGCAGAAGTCTTAGCTTGGGTTTATCAACTGAAACGCTGGAAGCGGGAAGGTGGATTAATTCCTAGAAAACCGAAACATTTACCAGTGCCTGATGCGCTGGATTTTGCTAAAGAGAATACTACTGATGGCTAA
- the flhA gene encoding flagellar biosynthesis protein FlhA: MANLASLLRLPSNMKGTQWQILAGPILILLILSMMVLPLPPFILDLLFTFNIALSIMVLLVAMFTQRTLEFAAFPTILLFSTLLRLSLNVASTRIILLEGHTGTAAAGKVVEAFGHFLVGGNFAIGIVVFIILVLINFMVITKGAGRIAEVGARFVLDGMPGKQMAIDADLNAGIIGEEEAKKRRAEVTQESDFYGSMDGASKFVRGDAVAGLIIMVINIVGGLIVGVVQHNMPVGQAAESYTLLTIGDGLVAQIPALIISTAAGVIVTRVSTDQDVGEQMVTQLFNNPRVMVLSAAVIGLIGLVPGMPNFVFLLFTASLLGLAWWMRGEQQKEPVIQPMPAAMEKHQVIEASWSDVQLEDPLGMEVGYRLIPMVDAQQDGELLGRIRSIRKKFAQEMGYLPPVVHIRDNLELQPASYRILMKGVEVGSGEAHPGRWMAINPGNAVGSLSGDITQDPAFGLPAVWIDNALKEQAQAQGFTVVEASTVVATHLNHLIALHASELFGRQEAQQLMERVAQEMPKLTEDFIPGVVTLTTLHKVLQNLLSERVSIRDMRTIMETLAEHAPVQPDPYELTTVVRVALGRAITQQWFPGDSELQVIGLEGSLERLLLQALQGGGGLEPGLADRLLEQAKQALQRQEMLGAPPVLLVNHALRALLARFLHRSLPNMAVLSNLEISDHRQIRMTSIIGEAQK, from the coding sequence ATGGCTAATTTGGCCTCTTTGCTTCGTTTACCGAGTAATATGAAAGGTACCCAATGGCAAATATTAGCCGGACCTATACTGATCCTGCTGATACTTTCCATGATGGTATTGCCGCTGCCGCCATTTATCTTGGATCTGCTTTTTACCTTTAACATCGCACTATCCATCATGGTATTGCTGGTTGCGATGTTCACGCAGCGGACGCTGGAATTTGCTGCATTCCCTACTATCCTGCTGTTTTCTACATTGCTGCGTTTGTCACTCAACGTTGCATCTACCCGTATTATTTTACTGGAAGGCCATACAGGCACCGCTGCTGCTGGTAAGGTAGTTGAAGCATTTGGCCACTTTCTGGTTGGTGGGAATTTCGCCATCGGTATTGTGGTCTTTATCATTCTTGTCTTAATCAACTTCATGGTTATCACCAAAGGTGCCGGGCGTATTGCTGAAGTAGGCGCTCGTTTTGTGCTGGACGGTATGCCAGGTAAACAGATGGCGATCGATGCCGATCTTAATGCTGGGATCATTGGTGAAGAAGAGGCGAAAAAACGCCGTGCTGAGGTGACTCAGGAATCAGATTTTTACGGTTCAATGGATGGTGCCAGTAAGTTCGTGCGCGGCGATGCTGTCGCTGGACTGATTATCATGGTCATCAATATTGTGGGTGGGTTGATCGTCGGTGTTGTACAGCACAACATGCCAGTAGGTCAGGCAGCGGAAAGCTATACGTTGCTTACCATCGGTGACGGCCTGGTTGCCCAGATTCCTGCTCTGATTATTTCTACCGCTGCGGGTGTTATTGTAACTCGTGTGAGTACCGATCAGGATGTTGGCGAGCAGATGGTCACTCAGTTGTTCAACAACCCGCGAGTTATGGTGTTGAGTGCGGCTGTGATCGGGCTTATTGGGCTGGTTCCCGGAATGCCTAATTTTGTCTTTCTATTATTCACGGCATCTTTGTTAGGGCTTGCCTGGTGGATGCGTGGTGAACAACAAAAAGAACCTGTGATACAGCCGATGCCAGCAGCGATGGAAAAACATCAGGTCATTGAAGCCAGTTGGTCTGACGTACAGCTTGAAGACCCGCTGGGCATGGAAGTGGGTTATCGTTTGATTCCAATGGTTGACGCACAACAAGATGGCGAGCTACTGGGTAGGATTCGTAGTATCAGGAAGAAATTTGCTCAGGAGATGGGGTATTTACCGCCAGTGGTCCATATCCGGGATAATTTAGAGCTTCAGCCTGCCAGCTATCGCATATTGATGAAAGGGGTTGAGGTTGGAAGCGGTGAGGCACATCCTGGACGTTGGATGGCAATCAATCCGGGTAACGCGGTTGGTTCGTTATCTGGAGACATCACGCAGGATCCTGCGTTTGGGCTGCCAGCAGTCTGGATTGATAATGCCCTGAAAGAACAAGCTCAAGCACAAGGCTTCACGGTCGTAGAGGCAAGCACGGTGGTGGCAACACACCTGAACCATTTAATTGCATTACATGCCAGTGAGCTGTTTGGCAGACAAGAAGCTCAGCAGTTAATGGAACGTGTTGCGCAAGAAATGCCAAAATTGACCGAAGATTTTATTCCTGGCGTGGTGACGCTAACAACGTTGCACAAAGTCTTGCAAAATCTGCTCAGTGAGAGAGTTTCTATCAGGGATATGCGCACTATCATGGAGACATTGGCTGAACATGCGCCAGTGCAGCCAGATCCTTATGAACTCACTACGGTAGTCAGGGTTGCTCTGGGACGTGCTATCACTCAGCAGTGGTTCCCGGGAGACAGCGAACTTCAGGTTATCGGCCTAGAAGGATCGCTGGAACGTCTTCTGTTGCAGGCGCTGCAGGGAGGCGGTGGTCTCGAGCCTGGGCTTGCCGATCGCCTGCTGGAACAGGCAAAACAAGCGCTACAGCGGCAGGAAATGCTTGGGGCTCCACCAGTTCTGCTGGTGAACCATGCTTTGCGTGCTTTGCTTGCCCGCTTCCTGCATCGTAGCCTGCCAAACATGGCCGTGCTTTCTAATCTGGAAATCAGCGATCATCGTCAGATCCGTATGACATCGATTATAGGGGAAGCTCAGAAGTGA
- a CDS encoding flagella synthesis protein FlgN has protein sequence MENLQSILEQLLHNLRELDAVMSDEQTLLCAGHINSIALQQVTENKTSLLATMQHLETRRHQTESTLKLQAPYDGIEKLSAYWQQIQELTRRLNDQNKHNGLLLNRHIAYTNEAINILKPRHQGLYGPDGQSKGVTVGGRKITF, from the coding sequence ATGGAAAATCTGCAATCGATTCTGGAGCAACTGCTGCACAACCTGCGTGAGCTTGATGCAGTCATGTCTGACGAGCAAACATTGCTTTGCGCGGGGCATATTAATAGTATCGCTCTGCAACAAGTGACAGAGAATAAAACCTCCTTGCTGGCTACTATGCAGCATCTGGAAACACGACGTCATCAAACTGAATCAACACTTAAACTGCAAGCACCTTATGATGGCATTGAAAAGCTGTCTGCTTACTGGCAGCAGATACAAGAGTTAACCAGACGTCTGAACGATCAGAATAAGCACAACGGGCTCCTGCTGAATCGGCATATTGCCTATACCAATGAAGCGATAAATATACTGAAGCCCCGTCATCAGGGACTATATGGTCCTGATGGCCAGTCGAAAGGCGTAACAGTAGGCGGTAGAAAAATCACGTTCTAA
- the cheR gene encoding protein-glutamate O-methyltransferase CheR, with amino-acid sequence MKSTPSQNRPESASILTQMVDRLPLSDTHFRRISQLIYQRAGIVLADHKREMVYNRLVRRLRLLGINDFGQYLALLESDPNSAEWQAFVNALTTNLTAFFREAHHFPILAEHARKRPNGYTIWSTAASTGEEPYSLAMTLAEVLGNKASGCQVWASDIDTQVLEKATTGIYRQEELRSLSPQQLQRFFLRGTGPHSGLVRVRPELASMVHFQQLNLLAPDWSVPAPFDAIFCRNVMIYFDKETQERILRRFVPMLKPGGLLFAGHSENFSQISREFYLRGQTVYGLAKER; translated from the coding sequence ATGAAAAGTACACCATCGCAAAATCGCCCTGAATCTGCCTCTATTCTGACGCAGATGGTTGATCGCTTGCCGTTGTCGGACACGCATTTCCGGCGAATCAGCCAATTAATATATCAGCGTGCCGGTATTGTCCTGGCCGATCACAAACGCGAAATGGTTTATAACCGTTTAGTTAGACGCCTCCGTTTGCTTGGAATCAATGATTTCGGTCAGTATTTAGCCCTATTGGAGTCAGATCCTAACAGTGCAGAATGGCAGGCTTTTGTTAATGCCTTAACCACTAACCTAACGGCGTTTTTCCGTGAAGCGCATCATTTTCCTATCTTGGCGGAGCATGCCAGAAAACGTCCAAATGGTTACACTATCTGGAGTACGGCGGCTTCAACAGGGGAAGAGCCTTATTCGCTGGCGATGACGCTTGCAGAAGTCTTAGGTAATAAAGCGAGTGGATGCCAGGTATGGGCCAGTGATATTGATACCCAGGTATTAGAAAAAGCAACGACTGGCATCTATCGTCAGGAAGAGTTGCGCTCTCTTTCTCCACAGCAGCTACAGCGATTCTTTTTACGCGGTACTGGGCCACATAGTGGTTTGGTGCGCGTTCGTCCTGAGCTTGCGTCAATGGTACATTTCCAACAACTAAATCTGCTCGCGCCTGATTGGTCTGTTCCCGCGCCATTCGATGCTATTTTTTGTCGTAATGTAATGATTTATTTCGATAAAGAAACTCAGGAGCGTATTCTCCGTCGATTCGTCCCGATGCTTAAACCGGGGGGATTGTTATTTGCCGGGCATTCAGAGAATTTCAGCCAGATCAGTCGCGAATTCTATTTGCGTGGGCAAACTGTATACGGGCTGGCTAAGGAAAGATAA
- a CDS encoding flagellar protein FlhE, with product MATPGSWNGSMAGIKLDYRGEMVTTSAFSPNIALKPEETITTIYWRHLIDSEIPTGLVVKLCSQTPQRCVDLGGSGDGQTQAFEGLAANNEFRFVYYIAGNGRINRTFSVRKIDIAVNYK from the coding sequence ATGGCGACGCCGGGTAGCTGGAACGGAAGTATGGCCGGAATAAAACTGGATTACCGTGGTGAAATGGTGACGACGTCGGCTTTTTCTCCGAACATCGCCCTTAAGCCAGAAGAAACCATTACGACAATATATTGGCGGCATCTTATTGATTCAGAGATACCGACAGGGCTTGTGGTTAAGCTTTGTTCACAAACGCCGCAGCGCTGTGTTGATTTAGGCGGAAGTGGTGACGGACAGACTCAGGCATTTGAGGGCCTGGCGGCTAACAATGAGTTTCGTTTTGTCTACTATATTGCAGGGAATGGACGTATTAACCGTACGTTCAGCGTCCGTAAGATAGATATTGCGGTAAACTACAAGTAG
- the cheY gene encoding chemotaxis response regulator CheY has protein sequence MADKELRFLVVDDFSTMRRIVRNLLKELGFNNVEEAEDGADALNKLRASAFDFVISDWNMPNMDGLELLQTIRADGALSSLPVLMVTAEAKKENIIAAAQAGASGYVVKPFTAATLEEKLNKIFEKLGM, from the coding sequence ATGGCCGATAAAGAACTCAGATTTCTGGTAGTGGATGATTTTTCGACGATGCGCCGAATTGTCCGTAACCTGCTGAAGGAACTGGGCTTTAATAACGTAGAAGAGGCAGAAGATGGTGCTGATGCGCTAAACAAGCTTCGCGCTAGTGCTTTTGATTTCGTCATTTCTGACTGGAATATGCCCAACATGGATGGACTGGAGCTGCTCCAGACTATTCGTGCTGACGGTGCACTTTCCAGCCTTCCCGTGCTGATGGTAACGGCGGAAGCGAAGAAAGAGAACATTATCGCTGCAGCACAAGCGGGTGCTAGCGGCTATGTAGTTAAACCATTTACTGCAGCTACCCTTGAAGAAAAACTGAATAAGATTTTCGAAAAATTGGGTATGTAA
- the flgM gene encoding flagellar biosynthesis anti-sigma factor FlgM has protein sequence MSIERTQSLKPVSQVQQRESGDIAKTKLKQAEAQSEVSATQVKLSDAQAKLMQPGTQDIDMNRVETLKQAIRDGSLKIDAGKIADALLKETQDFLAGN, from the coding sequence ATGAGTATTGAACGCACCCAGTCACTGAAGCCGGTCAGTCAAGTGCAACAACGCGAATCTGGCGATATCGCTAAAACTAAACTTAAACAGGCTGAAGCACAGTCTGAAGTCAGCGCCACACAGGTAAAATTGAGTGATGCGCAGGCAAAATTAATGCAGCCAGGTACGCAGGATATCGACATGAACCGTGTTGAAACGCTGAAGCAAGCCATTCGTGATGGTTCACTTAAAATCGATGCCGGAAAAATCGCGGATGCATTGTTAAAAGAAACGCAGGATTTTTTAGCTGGTAATTAA
- the cheZ gene encoding protein phosphatase CheZ: MTPHMPSVNDTASATEIISRIGQLTRMLRDSLKELGLDNAIAEAAEAIPDARDRLDYVVQMTAQAAERALSCVEAAQPRQNQLEADAKSLKVRWDEWFENPIELADARELVTDTRSYLEDVPQHTSFTNAQLLEIMMAQDFQDLTGQVIKRMMDVVQEIEKQLLMVLLENIPEKPDAPKRANDGLLNGPQLDKGAAGIVANQDQVDDLLDSLGF, encoded by the coding sequence ATGACGCCACATATGCCGTCCGTGAACGATACTGCTTCAGCAACCGAGATCATTTCGCGTATTGGCCAATTGACTCGTATGCTGCGCGACAGCTTGAAAGAGCTGGGGCTGGATAATGCGATAGCAGAAGCAGCAGAAGCTATTCCTGATGCCCGTGATCGTCTTGACTATGTTGTCCAGATGACTGCGCAAGCGGCAGAGCGTGCGCTGAGCTGCGTAGAGGCTGCACAGCCACGTCAAAACCAACTAGAAGCTGATGCTAAGTCTCTGAAAGTTCGTTGGGATGAATGGTTTGAGAATCCAATCGAGCTGGCTGATGCGCGTGAATTAGTGACGGATACGCGTAGCTATCTTGAAGATGTACCACAGCATACCTCATTTACCAACGCTCAACTGTTGGAAATTATGATGGCGCAGGATTTCCAGGACCTTACCGGTCAGGTCATCAAGCGTATGATGGATGTTGTCCAGGAGATTGAAAAACAACTGCTGATGGTGTTGCTGGAAAATATCCCAGAAAAACCAGATGCACCTAAGCGTGCAAATGATGGCCTGTTGAATGGGCCACAGTTGGATAAAGGTGCAGCAGGTATTGTTGCCAATCAGGATCAGGTTGATGACCTTCTGGATAGCCTTGGGTTCTAA
- a CDS encoding protein-glutamate methylesterase/protein-glutamine glutaminase: MSKIRVLCVDDSALMRQIMTEIINSHSDMEVVATAPDPLVARDLIKKFNPQVLTLDVEMPRMDGLDFLEKLMRLRPMPVVMVSSLTGKGSEITLRALELGAIDFVTKPQLGIREGMLAYSELIAEKIRMAAKARLPQRSTAAEPTKIIQHMPLLSSEKLIAIGASTGGTEAIRHVLQPLPPTSPALLITQHMPPGFTKSFAERLNKLCQITVKEAEDGERVLPGHAYIAPGARHLELARSGANYQVRLNDGPPVNRHRPSVDVLFRSVAQYAGRNAVGVILTGMGNDGAAGMLELHQAGAYTLAQNEASCVVFGMPREAIAMGGVDEVVDLHQVSQRMLAQISAGQALRI; encoded by the coding sequence ATGAGCAAGATAAGAGTATTATGCGTTGATGATTCTGCCCTCATGCGTCAGATCATGACTGAAATAATTAATAGCCATTCCGATATGGAAGTTGTCGCGACTGCGCCAGATCCATTAGTTGCTCGTGATTTGATTAAAAAATTCAACCCTCAGGTGTTAACGCTGGATGTTGAAATGCCACGTATGGATGGGTTGGATTTTCTTGAGAAGCTTATGCGTTTGCGCCCGATGCCGGTTGTCATGGTGTCGTCCCTGACGGGAAAAGGGTCGGAAATTACGTTGCGCGCTTTGGAGCTTGGTGCGATTGATTTTGTCACCAAACCTCAGTTAGGCATTCGTGAGGGGATGCTGGCGTATAGCGAGCTGATTGCGGAAAAAATTCGCATGGCAGCGAAGGCGCGTTTGCCGCAGCGTAGTACCGCAGCAGAGCCAACAAAAATTATTCAGCATATGCCGCTACTCAGTAGTGAGAAATTGATCGCGATTGGCGCATCAACGGGGGGAACGGAAGCGATACGGCATGTATTACAGCCTCTGCCGCCGACAAGCCCTGCATTACTTATTACACAGCATATGCCGCCAGGCTTTACGAAGTCTTTCGCTGAGCGGCTGAATAAGCTGTGTCAGATTACGGTGAAAGAAGCAGAAGACGGGGAACGTGTTCTTCCTGGTCATGCCTACATTGCGCCGGGGGCTCGCCATCTTGAACTGGCGCGTAGCGGAGCAAACTATCAGGTACGTTTAAATGATGGACCTCCCGTTAATCGGCATCGTCCATCAGTCGATGTGTTATTCCGTTCGGTTGCACAATACGCCGGGCGAAATGCCGTAGGGGTAATCCTTACTGGAATGGGCAATGATGGGGCGGCCGGCATGTTGGAACTCCATCAGGCTGGTGCTTATACTCTGGCCCAAAATGAAGCAAGTTGTGTGGTTTTCGGGATGCCACGTGAAGCGATTGCTATGGGTGGCGTTGATGAAGTGGTGGATTTGCACCAGGTGAGCCAGCGCATGTTGGCACAAATCTCTGCCGGACAGGCATTACGTATATAA